In Deinococcus maricopensis DSM 21211, the sequence AAGAAGACCCCACCCTGCACTTCCAGCGCCACCCGGAAACCGGCGACCTGCTCCTCAGCGGCATGGGCGAGCTGCACCTCGACATCGCCGTCGAGAAACTCGCCGCGCTCGGCGTGAACGTCACCACCTCCACGCCCCGCATCCCGTACCGCGAGACCATCCGCGCCGCCAGCGCCGCGCAGGGCAAACACAAGAAGCAGAGCGGCGGGCACGGCCAGTACGGCGACGTGCACCTGAAGATCGAACCCACCACCGAACCCTACGAATTCACGAGCGCCGTGGTGGGCGGCACCATCCCCACCAAATACATCCCCAGCATCGAGAAAGGCGTGCAGGACGCCCTCGCGCGCGGCACGCTCGCCGGGTACCCCGTGCAGAACGTCAAGGTGACCGTCACGCACGGCAGCCACCACGACGTCGACAGCAGCGACATCGCCTTCCGGACCGCCGGCGCGCTCGCGTTCCGCAACGCCATGCAGGGTGCCAGACCGGCGCTGCTTGAACCGGTCCTGCAACTGCGCGTGCGCGCCCCCGCGCAGTACACCGGCGACCTCATCAGTGACCTCCAGACCCGCCGCGCCCGCGTGCAGGGTATGGACCCCGAAGGGACCGTCATCACCCTCACCGCCGTCGTCCCGCAAAGCGAACTGCAGACCTACAGCGCCGACCTGCGCAGCCTCACTGCCGGACGCGGCGCGTTCAGCATCAAACCGCACGGGTACCAGGAAGCGCCCGCGCACATCGTGGAAAAGGTCATCGCGCAGCGGCAGCGCGAAACCGCGAACGCCTGAAGCCCCACAGGGGAGGCCGCTCAGGGCGGCTTCCCTCAGGCCAGCGCGAGAATGGCCTGCACGGCCGCCCGCACGCTCAGGTGCGTGGTGTCCAGCACCGCCCACCCTGCCTGCCGGTAGGCGCCCAGGTCCTGCCCGGCGTGCAACTGCCGGATGACGCCGTCCAGCACTGCCGGGTCGAACGCCTTGTTGGTGCGGGTGCGGTTGCGTTCCAGCACGGCGTCCAGGTCCGCCCGGAGCAGCACCCGTGTGACCGGCCCGGGCAGCTCGAACATGTCGGCGTCCTCGGGTCCGAGGACGTCGTCGAGCGCGACCGCGAAGCCCGCCCCCGCGTACACCGCGGCGAGCCGCCCGGCGGCTCGCCGCGCCAGCGCGAACTGCCGCAGCGTTTCCGCGGTGACCGCCGGGACGGGGTGCGCGATGCCCGACACCACGAACTCACGCACGTCATCGACCGGCACGTGCACGCCGAACTCGAAGTGCTGCAGCAGTGCGCGGCACACGCTGCTTTTGCCCGTGCCGGGCACCCCGGTGATGATGAACGTGCGCATGCGCTCCAGCGTACCCGGCGCGCAGCGGGCCTCCAGCCTGGAGGCCCGCTGCGTTCACAGGGGGATGTTGCCGTGCTTCTTGTACGGGCGCTGCTCCTGCTTTTCCTCGAGCATCTCGAAGGTCTGGATGAGGCGCTGGCGGGTGCTTTCGATGGGGATCACGTCGTCGATGTAGCCTTTCGCGGCGGCCACGTAGGGGTTGTCGAAAGTGTCTTTGTACTGCTTGATCTTCTCGGCGCGGGTCGCTTCGGGGTTGTCGGACTTCTGGATGTCGCGGCGGTACACGATGTTCGCGGCGCCCTCGGCGCCCATGACGGCGACGGCGGCGGTCGGCCAGGCGTACACGACGTCGGCGCCCATGTCGCGGCTGTTCATGGCGAGGTACGCGCCGCCGTAACTCTTGCGGGTGATGAGGGTGATCTTGGGGACGGTCGCCTCGGCGTACGCGTACAGCATCTTCGCGCCGTGCCGGATGATGCCCGCGTGCTCCTGCGCGACGCCCGGCAGGAACCCCGTGACGTCCACGAGCGTGAGGATGGGGACGTTGTAGCAGTCGCAGGTGCGGATGAAGCGCGCGGCCTTGTCGGACGCGTCGATGTTCAGGGTGCCCGCCATGACCTTCGGGTTGTTCGCGACGATGCCGACCGAGCGGCCGTTCAGGCGCGCGAAGCCGACGATGATGTTGCGCGCCCAACCGGGCTGGATTTCCAGGAAGGTGCCGTCGTCCACGAGGCTGTGGATGACGTCGTGCATGGCGTACGGTTTGCGCTGGTCCGGCGTGACGACGCTCAGCAGGTCGTCGTTCGGGCGGTCAACCGGGTCGCTGGTGGGTTTGAGGGGCGCTTTTTCGCGGGCGTTCTGCGGGAGGTAGGAGAGCAGGTCGCGCAGGCCCGCGAGCACCGCCTCGTCCCCGTCGTATTCGAGGTGGGCGACGCCGCTTTTCTTGTTGTGAACGTCGGCGCCGCCGAGTTCGTCGAAGGTGACGTCCTCGCGCGTGACGCTCTTGATGACTTCCGGGCCGGTGATGAACATGTAGCTGCTGCCGCGGCTCATGACGATGAAGTCCGTGAGGGCGGGGCTGTACACGGCGCCGCCGGCGCACGGGCCGAGGATGGCGCTGAGCTGCGGGACGGCGCCGCTGTAGATGGCGTTGCGGTAGAAGATCTCGCCGTAGCCGCTCAGTGAGTCGACGCCTTCCTGGATGCGGGCACCGGCGGAGTCGTTCAGGCCGATGACGGGGCAGCCGGTTTTCGCGGCGAGGTCCATGATTTTGGTGACCTTCTGGGCGTTCATCTTGCCGAGGGACCCGCCCAGGACGGTGAAGTCCTGGCTGAACACGAACACCTGGCGGCCGTCGATGGTGCCGCGGCCGGTGACGACGCCCTCGCCGGGCGCGTCGACGCCCTGCATGAGGCGGTTGTGGCCGTGTTCCACGAAGGTGCTGAATTCGAGGAAGCTGCCGGGGTCGAGCAGCGCGTCGATGCGTTCGCGGGCGGTGAGTTTGCCGCCTTCGTGTTGTTTCTTCTGGCGTTCGGGGCCGCCGCCCGCTTCGACCTTGGCGCGGCGGGCCTCCATGTCGGCGATGCGTGCCTGCAACTCGTTTCGGATGTCCGTCATGACTGAGCGCAGTGTACCGAACGAGCGTTCGGTCGTACGCGGATGGACACGCTGCGAACAGAGGCGCGCGCGAACATTATGCTGGTGGCATGACCCTCACGCCCGCTGCCCTGCGCGCCCACGCCACCGCCCGGACGTTGCCGCCCCGCACGACCCTGCAAGCCGCCCTGGACCGCCTGGGATTCGTGCAGGCCGACCCGATCCGCGCGCCCGCCCGCGCGCAGGACCTGATCCTCATGCAGCGCGTGAAGGGCTACCGCGCCGGCGACCTCGAACGCCACTACCCGCGCCTGAACGTCGAGGAGGACATCATCCCGAACTACGGGTTCGTGACGCGCGACGTGCAGCGCCTCCTGCACCCACGCGGGCACCGCCCCCTGCGCATCGACCAGCACGCACCCGGCCTGACGGAACGCGTGCTCGCGCACGTTCTGGAGCGCGGCGAGGTCCACCCGCGCGACGTGGAGGCCGCGCTCGGCCGGCAGAGCGTCGGGAACTACTGGGGCGGGCAGTCCAGCGCCACCACCAGCGCCCTCGACGCCCTGCACTACCGCGGGCACCTGCGCGTCACGCGCCGCGAGGGCGGCGTACGCCTGTACGCGCCCGCCACGCACCTCGACGCGCTGCGCGCCGCACCCCTGAGCGACGAGGTGCGCGCACTCGGCCTCGTACACCTCATCACGAACGTGTACGCGCCCCTCCCGCGCGCGAGCCTCACAGGGCTGCTGAGCCTGTGCGGGTACGGCGCGCCCGGCCTCACGTCGCAGCTGCGCGCGGCGCTCAACACCGCCCTGGGCGGCACCCTCACCGAGGGGCGCGTGGACGGCGTCCCGTACATCTGGCCGGCTGCCGAGGCGCCCGGCGACGCCGCCCCCATGCGCGGCGCCCGCATCGTCGCGCCGTTCGACCCGCTCGTGTGGGACCGCCGCCGCTTCGAGCACCTGCACGGCTGGGCGTACCGCTTCGAGGCGTACACGCCCGCCGCGAAACGCACTCTGGGCTATTACGCCCTGCCGGTCCTCCACGCGGACCGCGCCGTCGGCTGGGCGAACCTGAGCGTGAACGCCGGCACACTGCACGCGGACGTGCAGTACCGCCCGGACGTGCGCCAGACCGCCACGCTCACGCGCGCCGTGAACGCCGAACTCGACCGTTACCGCGCGTTCCTCGGCGCGCGCTGAGCGCTCACCACACCGCGCGCGCCGCGTCCAGCACGTTCCGCAGCGCCTCGCGCACCCCTTCGCTCGGGGTGCGCTGCGCCTCCCGCCACACACTCGCGGCGTTCATGAGCACGCCCGCGCGCCACTGCGCCGCGCCGTCCAGCGTCACGCCGTGCTCCGCGAGGCGCGCCGCGTACGCACGCTGCAGCGTCGGCGCGAGGGCCGCGCGGTCCTCCGGCGTCAGGCGCACGGCGAGCAGATGCGCGAGGTCCACGCCCGGCGGCGCCGCCCGCACCCGCCCGAAATCAATCAGCGTGACCACCCCGGTGTCGTGCGGATCAAGCAGGAACTGCCCGGCATGCAGGTCCCCGTGAATCAACGTGACCGGCAGCGCCGACAGGTCCAGGCGCTTCAGGGCGGCGCACACCGGCGGCCCGGCGTCCAGCACGTCCACTGTCGCCCCGGGCGGCGGCACCGCCAGCCCCTCCATGAGGCGCGTGCGTTCCCGCTCCGCACGCCACCGCCACGCCGCCCATGCGTCCGGACGCGCCAGCCAGTGCGCGTGGAAGTCCGCCACGGCCCGCACGATCCCCACCAGGCGCGCCTCGCGCTCGCCGGTCGGCACGGCCCCCCACCCGACCGTGCGCTCCGTCAGGTCCTCCATCAGCACGTGCCCCAGGCGGGCCGCGTCGTCCAGCTGGGCGTGCAGCAGGGGCGCGCTCGGCACCGGGCAGGCCGGCGCGAGCGCCCGCAGGTACGCCACTTCGTTCGCGAGGCGCCGCTGCGCGCGCGCGTCGCGGTCCATGGGGGAGCGGTACTTCAGGAACAGCGGCCCGCGCGCCGACGTGTAGCGCGCGAAATTCGCGCCGTCGCCGCGCCACGCCTCCACCAGACGCCGCGCCGGGAACAGCGCGCTCACGTCCCTCGGCCACGCGCGCGCCGACTGCACCGGGCCGCGGCGCGTCACCGCGAACGTCAGGGACCGCCACGCCCCCCGCGCCTGCACCGCCGGCGCGGACGCGCTCACGGCGCCCCCGCGCCGCGCCACGCGGAGGGTTGAGGCGGCGCCGCTCCGGCCTTCATGTGCCCCGCTTAGGCCAGCAGCGCGAACACGCCACCCACGGCCGCCACGGCGCCGCTCAGCACCGCGACGCCCACCACGAACGCGCCCAGGCACCCGCCCCGGCGCACCACGTGCCGCGCGTGCCCGCGGTGCCCGTACCGGTGCCCGCCAGAATGACTGTGGCTATGGCTGTGCCCACGGAACCCGCGCGCGCCGCGTCCGCTTGACCGACTGAACGAGAACGACCCACCGGAAAATCCGCTCATGCCTCACAGTACGACACGCCCGCACTGTGCGTTTCCGCACATGCCGCGCGGCCCTCACGGCAGGGGCTCGGCGCCCAGCGCGCCCTGCACGGCGCGGACGCTCCCGAACCCCCCCACGAACAGCGCCACCCGCAACTCCTCCAGGAAGGTGGCGAGCCACGCCTCCACCGCCTCGGCGCTGTCCAGAGCGGGCGCCAGCAGGGGCCGCGCGACCGCCACGGCCGTGGCGCCCAGCGCGAGCGCCTTCGCGGCGTCCAGGCCGGAGCGGATCCCGCCCGACGCGATCAGCGGCACGCCCGGCGCGGCAGCGCGCGCG encodes:
- a CDS encoding phosphotransferase — its product is MRTFIITGVPGTGKSSVCRALLQHFEFGVHVPVDDVREFVVSGIAHPVPAVTAETLRQFALARRAAGRLAAVYAGAGFAVALDDVLGPEDADMFELPGPVTRVLLRADLDAVLERNRTRTNKAFDPAVLDGVIRQLHAGQDLGAYRQAGWAVLDTTHLSVRAAVQAILALA
- a CDS encoding acyl-CoA carboxylase subunit beta yields the protein MTDIRNELQARIADMEARRAKVEAGGGPERQKKQHEGGKLTARERIDALLDPGSFLEFSTFVEHGHNRLMQGVDAPGEGVVTGRGTIDGRQVFVFSQDFTVLGGSLGKMNAQKVTKIMDLAAKTGCPVIGLNDSAGARIQEGVDSLSGYGEIFYRNAIYSGAVPQLSAILGPCAGGAVYSPALTDFIVMSRGSSYMFITGPEVIKSVTREDVTFDELGGADVHNKKSGVAHLEYDGDEAVLAGLRDLLSYLPQNAREKAPLKPTSDPVDRPNDDLLSVVTPDQRKPYAMHDVIHSLVDDGTFLEIQPGWARNIIVGFARLNGRSVGIVANNPKVMAGTLNIDASDKAARFIRTCDCYNVPILTLVDVTGFLPGVAQEHAGIIRHGAKMLYAYAEATVPKITLITRKSYGGAYLAMNSRDMGADVVYAWPTAAVAVMGAEGAANIVYRRDIQKSDNPEATRAEKIKQYKDTFDNPYVAAAKGYIDDVIPIESTRQRLIQTFEMLEEKQEQRPYKKHGNIPL
- a CDS encoding DNA glycosylase AlkZ-like family protein, translating into MTLTPAALRAHATARTLPPRTTLQAALDRLGFVQADPIRAPARAQDLILMQRVKGYRAGDLERHYPRLNVEEDIIPNYGFVTRDVQRLLHPRGHRPLRIDQHAPGLTERVLAHVLERGEVHPRDVEAALGRQSVGNYWGGQSSATTSALDALHYRGHLRVTRREGGVRLYAPATHLDALRAAPLSDEVRALGLVHLITNVYAPLPRASLTGLLSLCGYGAPGLTSQLRAALNTALGGTLTEGRVDGVPYIWPAAEAPGDAAPMRGARIVAPFDPLVWDRRRFEHLHGWAYRFEAYTPAAKRTLGYYALPVLHADRAVGWANLSVNAGTLHADVQYRPDVRQTATLTRAVNAELDRYRAFLGAR
- a CDS encoding aminoglycoside phosphotransferase family protein; translation: MSASAPAVQARGAWRSLTFAVTRRGPVQSARAWPRDVSALFPARRLVEAWRGDGANFARYTSARGPLFLKYRSPMDRDARAQRRLANEVAYLRALAPACPVPSAPLLHAQLDDAARLGHVLMEDLTERTVGWGAVPTGEREARLVGIVRAVADFHAHWLARPDAWAAWRWRAERERTRLMEGLAVPPPGATVDVLDAGPPVCAALKRLDLSALPVTLIHGDLHAGQFLLDPHDTGVVTLIDFGRVRAAPPGVDLAHLLAVRLTPEDRAALAPTLQRAYAARLAEHGVTLDGAAQWRAGVLMNAASVWREAQRTPSEGVREALRNVLDAARAVW